From Gemmatimonadota bacterium:
CGCAGCCGATCCTCTCGATGCGGCGGGCAATGCGTCGTCGTTGGAGTTGATGACGACGCTGGGCAATCACGAGCGGCTCGAATTGGCAGAGATTGACAATGCCTTGCAAAAAATTGAAAATCGGACTTATGGATTCTGCGAGGAGTCCGGTGAACCGATTCATCCGATGCGGCTCGAGGCTATGCCCACTGCGCGTTATACGGTGCAGGTTCAGGAACGGCTCGAGCGCACACCCCAACAGTTTAGTCGGCCCCGCCGCCGCATTTTGAAGCGCGAAGATTTGCCTATTTCTACAGATGACGATGAGTAACTCTGGAATTTGTAGATGATTACCCCATGGCCGTCAGGATATACCCCTGACGGCTTTCTGTATTCAGGAGGATATACAATGTCCCAATCATTGTTCAGCGATGCCAGCCAAAGGCTCGATGAAGCTCTTGCTTATGCTTCTATTTCTGAGGAGGCTATTGAGCGGCTCAAATTGCCCAGGTCGAGTTTGAAAGTTTCCATCCCGGTGCGGATGGATAACGGCGAGTTGCGTATTTTTCCGGGGTACCGGGTGCGCTACGACGATACGCGGGGTCCCACCAAAGGAGGTATCCGCTTTCATCCAGATGTGTCTATTGACGAGGTCCAGTCTCTGGCTTTTTGGATGACTTTCAAATGCGCGGTGGCCAATTTGCCCTTTGGCGGGGGTAAGGGTGGCATAACGGTTGATCCCAAGTCGCTGTCTCCTTTTGAACTGGAGCGGCTCAGTCGGGGTTATATCGATGCGGTGGCCGATTTTATCGGTCCGGATGTCGATATTCCAGCGCCAGATGTTTATACCAATGAGATGATTATGGGCTGGATGGTGGATCAGTATAGCATTATTAAGCGGCAGATTGCGCCGGCGGTGATTACTGGCAAGCCTTTGACTATGGGGGGGAGTCTGGGGAGGGATAAGGCGACTGCGATGGGGGCTTTTTTCACTATGGAGGCGACTTTGCCCAGGCTCGGGTTGAGTGGCTCGCCCGCTACGACGACTGTGGCAGTGCAGGGCTTTGGCAATGCCGGGGCTATTATTGCTGAGTTGCTTTTTGACGCCGGTTATAAGGTTGTGGCGGTGAGTGACTCTCAGGGTGGGATATATCGGCGAGAGGGTCTCGATATTCCCAGTGTGCGTCAGTTCAAGGATTCGACCCGCGCGCTTAAAGCCGTTTATTGCGAAGGTAGTGTGTGCAATGCGGTTGATCACGAGACGATTACCAATGAGGAATTGCTCACGCTCGATGTCGATATTCTGGCGCCAGCGGCGCTGGAGAACCAGATTACAGCGTCGAATGCCCGCGATATTAAGGCGCGGGCGGTGTACGAACTGGCAAATGGTCCAACGACTCCGGAGGCGGACGAGATTTTGCGCGGGCGAGATGTGGTGGTGTTTCCCGATATTCTGGTCAATGCCGGCGGCGTGACTGTGAGTTATTTTGAGTGGGTGCAGAATCGCCAGGGTCTGTATTGGACGCTGGAGGAGGTCAATCAGCGGCTGAAACAGAAGATGGTCGAGGAGACAGAGCGCGTTTGGGATATTGCCCAGACACAGGGTATTTCTCAGCGTACCGCAGCTTATGTCCACGCTTTGAACCGAATCGGCGATGCGGTGCAAGCTAAAGGGACCAAGAGCTATTTCACGGGTGGGAGTGATTGATGTGAATGTAAATCATTCTATGAATATTGTGCGCGTGCTACAGGGCGGTCTGTTCACGAGCGATTTTCTCATAGATGCTGTCCAGGAGATGGACGAATGGCAGAGATGGGATGATGGGGAGGTATTTGAGACCGAACTTCAAAATATCTTCAATGCCTTCCCAATTGATCAGAATCCCAATGAAAGCCAGACTGAAGACGATTTGATCTGGCCTATCCTCAACTGCCTCGGATGGACAGATTACCTGACGCAACAAAATCTGACGCCTCGGGGTCGTGCTGATGTGCCTGATGGTCTTTTGTTTGAGGACGATACACACAAGGCGCGTGCCAATGATTTCGCCGAGGAGTGGAGACGCTACGAGTGGGGGCTGGCAATTGTGGAATCCAAGCGGTGGGACTTGCCACTTGATCGCCGGTCTGACCAGCATGTAGCCGCGCCTTCGACACAGATGCTTCGCTATTTGCGTCGGGTGGATGATTTGACGGAAGGCAAGTTGCGCTGGGGCATTCTCACAAATGGCGCGCAGTGGCGGCTCTATTATCAGGGGGCGCGGTCTGTTTCCGAGCAGTTTTTTGAGATAGATCTCGCGGCGGTACTCGGTCTTGATGGCAGTGCGTTCTCCGAGGATGAGCGACGCTATTGTTTGAAGTTGTTCGCGCTGTTTTTTGGGCGAGATGCGTTTCTGCCCGATGCGGAGGATACGCGTACCTTTCACGAGCGCGTGCTTGACGAGGGGCGGTTCTATCAGGAGCGCGTGGCGAATAGTCTATCCGGGATGGTCTTTTCTCGGGTTTTTCCCGATTTGGCCCGTGCTATTGCTGCTGTTGCGCCGGATGCGCCCTTGTCAGAGGTGCGCGATGCAGCCCTGATATTGCTCTATCGCCTGCTTTTTATTTTGTATGCCGAGGATCGCAACCTGCTGCCGGTGCGCGATGATCGTTATGATGATTACTGTTTGCGCCGGGTACGCGATGACATTGGGGGCCGGAAAGCACGAGATGATGTGTTCTCCGAGACTGCTGCACGCTATTATTCGGCTATTGATGACCTTTGTCACGCTATTGATGAGGGAGATTCTTCCATTGGTCTGCCACCGTATAACGGCGGTCTGTTTGACCGGGAAATTACACCTCTTTTGGCTCAAATTAAGCTGGGCGATCAGGTGGTGGCCGATGTTATTGATGCGCTTTCATTTGAGAATGGACGGTATATCAATTACCGCGACCTGAGCGTTGAGCAACTGGGGTCGATTTACGAGCGGTTGCTCGAACACGAGGTCGTGCGCGAAGAGGACGAGATTTTAGTGCGTCCGAATGTGTTTGCGCGGAAGGGGTCGGGAAGTTATTA
This genomic window contains:
- a CDS encoding Glu/Leu/Phe/Val dehydrogenase encodes the protein MSQSLFSDASQRLDEALAYASISEEAIERLKLPRSSLKVSIPVRMDNGELRIFPGYRVRYDDTRGPTKGGIRFHPDVSIDEVQSLAFWMTFKCAVANLPFGGGKGGITVDPKSLSPFELERLSRGYIDAVADFIGPDVDIPAPDVYTNEMIMGWMVDQYSIIKRQIAPAVITGKPLTMGGSLGRDKATAMGAFFTMEATLPRLGLSGSPATTTVAVQGFGNAGAIIAELLFDAGYKVVAVSDSQGGIYRREGLDIPSVRQFKDSTRALKAVYCEGSVCNAVDHETITNEELLTLDVDILAPAALENQITASNARDIKARAVYELANGPTTPEADEILRGRDVVVFPDILVNAGGVTVSYFEWVQNRQGLYWTLEEVNQRLKQKMVEETERVWDIAQTQGISQRTAAYVHALNRIGDAVQAKGTKSYFTGGSD
- a CDS encoding TraR/DksA family transcriptional regulator, translating into MAKHEPFSDEKLAFYKKILTERKRELLKQVLSQDEDLDEIRGDVAADPLDAAGNASSLELMTTLGNHERLELAEIDNALQKIENRTYGFCEESGEPIHPMRLEAMPTARYTVQVQERLERTPQQFSRPRRRILKREDLPISTDDDE